One Bacillus sp. 1780r2a1 DNA segment encodes these proteins:
- a CDS encoding bifunctional 3-deoxy-7-phosphoheptulonate synthase/chorismate mutase produces MAKQDLQQLRAQIDELNLQLLKVINERGLLVQEVGKLKGVQGTNRFDPVRERAMLDLIVEKNEGPFETSTLQHIFKEIFKANLELQEDDHRKALLVSRKKKPDNTIVTVKGEAIGNGSQRFIAGPCAVESYEQVAAVAKAVKQQGIKLLRGGAYKPRTSPYDFQGLGLEGLKILKQVADEYDLAVISEIVTPGDIETALEYVDVIQIGARNMQNFELLKAAGSVNKPVLLKRGLAATIDEFINAAEYIMSKGNGQIILCERGIRTYERATRNTLDISAVPILKKETHLPVLVDVTHSTGRRDLLLPTAKAALAIGADGVMAEVHPDPAVALSDSAQQMNIPQFNEFMNKLKPLCN; encoded by the coding sequence ATGGCGAAACAAGATTTACAGCAACTACGTGCTCAAATTGATGAACTGAACCTACAGCTATTAAAAGTTATTAATGAAAGAGGACTGCTCGTTCAAGAGGTTGGTAAACTAAAAGGAGTGCAGGGAACGAATCGTTTTGACCCCGTCCGTGAAAGAGCAATGCTTGATTTAATTGTTGAGAAAAATGAAGGGCCATTTGAAACATCTACTCTACAGCATATCTTTAAGGAAATTTTTAAAGCGAACCTCGAGCTCCAAGAAGATGATCATAGAAAAGCACTGCTTGTCTCAAGGAAAAAAAAGCCAGATAATACAATTGTCACGGTAAAAGGAGAAGCAATTGGCAATGGTAGTCAGCGGTTTATTGCAGGCCCTTGTGCAGTTGAAAGCTATGAGCAAGTTGCTGCGGTGGCAAAAGCAGTAAAGCAGCAAGGAATTAAGCTTCTTCGCGGTGGTGCTTATAAGCCTAGAACGTCACCGTATGATTTTCAAGGGTTAGGTTTAGAAGGGCTGAAGATTTTAAAGCAAGTTGCTGATGAATACGATTTAGCGGTGATCAGTGAAATCGTGACCCCTGGTGATATTGAAACAGCACTTGAGTATGTAGACGTTATCCAAATTGGTGCACGAAACATGCAAAACTTTGAATTACTAAAAGCAGCAGGAAGTGTGAATAAGCCTGTATTATTAAAAAGAGGTTTAGCTGCTACAATTGATGAATTTATTAATGCTGCTGAATACATTATGTCAAAAGGAAACGGTCAAATTATCTTATGTGAACGTGGAATTCGAACATATGAGCGAGCAACTCGCAATACGTTAGATATTTCGGCTGTTCCAATCTTGAAAAAAGAAACGCATTTACCAGTTCTTGTCGATGTTACGCACTCCACGGGACGAAGAGATTTATTGCTTCCAACTGCTAAAGCAGCGCTTGCAATTGGAGCTGATGGAGTCATGGCAGAAGTTCATCCAGACCCAGCTGTTGCATTATCAGATTCTGCCCAGCAGATGAATATTCCTCAATTTAATGAATTTATGAATAAGTTAAAGCCGCTTTGTAATTGA
- the ytxJ gene encoding bacillithiol system redox-active protein YtxJ, whose product MKKITSVEEFNEVVNENESFLFLKHSTTCPISGAGYEAFSNYVNNQNSVKAYYLHVQDARPLSNYIAETYGVKHESPQALFFENNKVSWDISHWKITEEELSKRVSK is encoded by the coding sequence ATGAAGAAAATTACAAGCGTAGAAGAGTTTAATGAAGTAGTCAACGAAAATGAATCTTTTCTATTTTTAAAGCATAGTACAACCTGTCCAATTAGCGGCGCAGGTTATGAAGCATTCTCGAACTATGTAAACAACCAAAACTCAGTGAAAGCATACTATTTACACGTCCAAGACGCACGTCCACTATCAAATTATATTGCTGAGACATATGGTGTTAAACACGAATCACCACAAGCCCTTTTCTTTGAGAATAATAAAGTAAGTTGGGATATTTCACACTGGAAGATTACGGAAGAAGAACTAAGTAAAAGAGTAAGTAAATAA
- a CDS encoding YtxH domain-containing protein, with product MANNQSTNKDFLLGTIIGGVVGAATALLLAPKAGKELRADLNEQAAYVRLKTEQVKNSAVEKGQEFAQTAKVKTADLSHTISEQSSQVVDKVKNFRKADQHEDNLPPTSLEVLADEVESQSDEDFHQKLTEAQEALDEVESNINRP from the coding sequence ATGGCAAATAATCAATCAACAAATAAAGACTTTTTATTAGGAACGATTATTGGAGGAGTAGTAGGAGCAGCGACTGCTTTATTGTTAGCTCCGAAAGCAGGTAAAGAACTAAGAGCTGATTTAAATGAACAAGCTGCTTATGTTCGTTTAAAAACGGAGCAAGTGAAAAATAGCGCTGTTGAAAAAGGACAAGAATTTGCTCAAACTGCGAAAGTAAAAACAGCAGATTTGTCGCATACTATCTCCGAGCAATCATCACAAGTCGTAGATAAAGTAAAAAATTTTAGAAAAGCTGATCAGCATGAAGACAATTTACCACCAACAAGCCTCGAGGTACTTGCTGATGAAGTAGAGTCTCAAAGTGATGAAGACTTTCATCAAAAGCTAACGGAAGCCCAAGAAGCGTTAGATGAAGTAGAAAGCAATATCAATCGCCCTTAA
- a CDS encoding DUF948 domain-containing protein, with amino-acid sequence MILILYLSAAVVAIAIFYLVVSVSKTLRSVQQTLTSVAGTLDGLEKQMTGITTETTALLHKTNLLAEDIQRKSEALNTVVDSVKGVGDSIHDLNKSLKNVSTSVSQKVEENKETVAQVVQWSNVAMDVWERLKARRKPVQQSTVDSTAAELVEPSKKRSRSYS; translated from the coding sequence ATGATTCTTATTTTATATTTAAGCGCTGCAGTAGTCGCTATTGCGATTTTTTATCTTGTTGTTTCAGTATCAAAGACGCTTCGTTCTGTACAACAAACTCTTACATCTGTGGCAGGAACGCTCGACGGTTTGGAAAAACAAATGACAGGTATTACAACGGAAACAACTGCACTCTTACATAAAACTAATTTATTGGCAGAAGATATTCAACGAAAATCCGAAGCTTTAAATACCGTAGTGGATTCGGTGAAAGGTGTTGGAGACTCGATTCATGATTTAAATAAATCTTTAAAGAACGTGTCTACTAGCGTCTCCCAAAAGGTAGAAGAAAACAAAGAGACTGTTGCACAAGTTGTTCAATGGAGCAATGTAGCAATGGATGTGTGGGAACGATTGAAAGCAAGAAGAAAGCCTGTGCAACAATCTACTGTTGATTCCACTGCTGCTGAGTTAGTTGAACCATCAAAAAAACGCTCAAGATCTTATTCTTAA
- a CDS encoding aminopeptidase, which produces MKDPRIQTLAHNLINYSVRLQKGEKVLIENFGLQRELVTALVNEAYAAGGYPFVLLKDHTVDRALLQGAQEEQYSMMADFEANVMKQMDAYIGLRSGSNIFEQSDVPGDKMRIHGNTIGKKVHRDIRVPKTKWVVLRYPNDAMAQLAKMSTEAFEDFYFDVCNLDYSKMSKAMDALVDLMNRTDKVRLTGKGTDLTFSIKDIPAVKCAGEMNIPDGEVYTAPVRDSVNGTIAYNTPSPYQGFTFENVTLTFENGKIVDATANDTERINEIFNTDEGARFVGEFAIGVNPYIQHPMQDILFDEKIDGSFHFTPGECYEDAYNGNKSNIHWDMVMIQRPEYGGGEIYFDDVLIRKDGLFVLEELKGLNPDNLK; this is translated from the coding sequence ATGAAAGATCCTAGAATTCAAACTTTGGCGCATAACTTAATTAATTATTCCGTTCGTCTTCAAAAAGGTGAAAAAGTTTTAATTGAAAACTTTGGCTTGCAACGTGAACTTGTAACTGCCCTTGTAAACGAAGCATATGCTGCAGGTGGATATCCATTTGTTTTATTAAAAGACCATACGGTAGATCGTGCTCTCCTTCAAGGTGCACAAGAAGAGCAATATAGCATGATGGCTGATTTTGAAGCAAACGTGATGAAGCAAATGGACGCTTATATTGGATTACGTTCAGGTTCTAATATCTTTGAACAATCCGATGTACCAGGAGACAAAATGCGTATTCATGGAAATACAATCGGTAAAAAAGTCCACCGTGATATCCGTGTTCCAAAAACAAAATGGGTTGTACTACGCTATCCAAATGATGCAATGGCTCAATTAGCTAAAATGAGCACAGAAGCATTTGAAGATTTTTACTTTGATGTATGTAACTTAGACTACAGCAAAATGAGTAAAGCGATGGATGCGCTTGTTGATTTAATGAATCGTACGGACAAGGTTCGTTTAACAGGAAAAGGAACAGACTTAACATTCTCTATTAAAGATATTCCTGCTGTAAAGTGTGCTGGCGAAATGAACATTCCGGATGGAGAAGTCTACACAGCACCTGTTCGTGATTCAGTAAATGGAACCATTGCTTATAATACACCTTCACCATATCAAGGATTTACGTTTGAAAACGTAACGCTAACGTTTGAAAATGGAAAAATTGTTGATGCAACGGCTAACGATACAGAGCGTATCAATGAAATTTTCAATACAGATGAGGGTGCTCGCTTTGTTGGAGAATTTGCAATTGGTGTAAACCCATATATTCAACACCCAATGCAAGATATTTTATTTGATGAGAAAATTGATGGTAGCTTTCACTTTACCCCAGGAGAATGCTATGAAGATGCATACAATGGTAACAAATCAAACATTCATTGGGATATGGTTATGATTCAACGTCCTGAATATGGCGGTGGAGAAATTTACTTTGACGATGTATTGATACGTAAAGACGGTCTTTTCGTATTAGAAGAATTAAAAGGATTAAATCCAGATAATTTGAAATAA
- the murC gene encoding UDP-N-acetylmuramate--L-alanine ligase has translation MTVYHFVGIKGTGMSALAQILNDTGFQVQGSDIEKEIFTQKALEEQGIPVLPFNKENIKEGMVVIAGNAFPDTHEEIAEAMERDIPVVRYHRFLGDYMNQFTSIAVTGAHGKTSTTGMLAHVIQGAEPTSYLIGDGTGKGVKDSKYFAFEACEYRRHFLSYTPDYAIMTNIDFDHPDYFANIEDVFSAFQEMGLQVKKGIIACGDDEHLQQIQAKVPVLYYGLGEENDFQARNIVKSTAGTAFDVFVRNTFFASFEIPGYGDHNILNALSVIALCHYEDIPVAVLQERFKTYQGVKRRFSEKSVGKQVLIDDYAHHPTEINATISAARQKYPNREVVAVFQPHTFTRTQTFLEDFATSLQHADKVYLCDIFGSAREQQGKLSIEDLRSKINGAELINEQTIETLKGHNEAVLVFMGAGDIQKFEELYQKTVS, from the coding sequence ATGACAGTTTACCATTTTGTAGGTATTAAAGGAACAGGGATGAGTGCGTTAGCACAAATCTTAAATGATACGGGCTTTCAAGTTCAAGGTTCGGATATTGAAAAAGAAATCTTTACACAGAAAGCATTAGAAGAGCAGGGGATTCCTGTTCTACCTTTTAATAAAGAAAACATTAAAGAAGGCATGGTTGTAATTGCTGGAAATGCGTTTCCTGATACGCATGAGGAAATTGCAGAAGCCATGGAGCGCGACATACCTGTTGTTCGCTATCACCGTTTTTTAGGTGACTATATGAATCAGTTTACAAGTATTGCTGTTACAGGTGCTCACGGTAAAACATCCACTACTGGTATGCTAGCACATGTTATTCAAGGCGCTGAGCCAACTTCATATTTAATTGGAGATGGCACAGGGAAGGGCGTAAAAGATAGCAAATATTTTGCATTTGAGGCATGTGAATATCGTCGTCACTTCTTATCCTATACGCCAGATTATGCAATCATGACAAACATCGATTTTGATCACCCAGATTATTTTGCAAACATTGAAGACGTATTTAGTGCGTTTCAAGAGATGGGCTTGCAAGTGAAAAAAGGTATTATTGCCTGTGGTGATGACGAGCATCTTCAGCAAATACAAGCAAAAGTACCAGTCTTGTATTATGGATTAGGTGAAGAAAACGATTTTCAAGCTCGCAATATCGTGAAAAGTACGGCTGGAACAGCATTTGATGTATTTGTACGTAATACGTTCTTTGCATCATTTGAAATTCCTGGATACGGAGACCATAATATTTTAAATGCTCTATCAGTAATTGCCCTATGTCATTATGAAGACATCCCGGTAGCTGTGTTACAAGAGCGATTTAAGACTTATCAAGGCGTAAAGCGTCGTTTTAGTGAAAAGAGTGTTGGAAAGCAAGTATTAATTGATGATTACGCGCATCACCCAACGGAGATTAACGCAACAATTTCAGCAGCTCGTCAAAAGTATCCAAATCGAGAAGTAGTTGCTGTATTCCAACCTCATACATTTACAAGAACACAAACGTTCTTAGAAGACTTTGCTACAAGTTTACAGCATGCTGATAAAGTATACTTATGCGATATTTTCGGCTCAGCTCGTGAACAGCAAGGCAAGCTTTCAATTGAAGATCTGCGCAGTAAAATCAACGGAGCAGAGCTTATTAATGAACAAACAATTGAAACGTTAAAAGGTCATAATGAAGCAGTTCTTGTATTTATGGGAGCTGGGGATATTCAAAAATTTGAAGAGTTATACCAAAAAACGGTTTCATAA
- a CDS encoding nicotinate phosphoribosyltransferase, whose protein sequence is MANNHQDIIDLIEIRKEKQSQADEAIQSFYNEYLLFVMRYTNIREKVRAAHLFRERTGLSQKQMQLSDKEHLFQQWLAFDYVTIQGRTLLQQFISEKTATRNETFLIQSALFLTSVLEPIVVSKVCESFYVKGYSPLTNKQVIIKDVKGRFKNTDVEKVLWVRKIKSLGYDVLVGSYFIQAEASLEKLHQSLNQEEKLNWRQFLKRYAVTYLTEARVFQK, encoded by the coding sequence ATGGCGAATAACCATCAAGACATTATTGATTTAATTGAAATTCGGAAAGAAAAACAATCCCAAGCGGACGAGGCCATTCAATCCTTTTATAATGAGTACCTTTTGTTTGTGATGAGGTATACAAACATTCGAGAAAAAGTGAGAGCAGCTCACCTTTTTCGTGAACGTACAGGACTTTCACAAAAGCAAATGCAGCTAAGCGACAAAGAGCATTTATTTCAACAGTGGCTTGCATTTGATTATGTTACAATTCAAGGCCGAACGTTGTTGCAGCAGTTTATAAGTGAAAAAACAGCTACACGAAACGAAACATTTTTAATTCAAAGTGCGTTGTTTTTAACAAGTGTATTAGAGCCGATTGTTGTATCAAAAGTATGTGAGTCTTTTTACGTAAAAGGATATAGTCCATTGACAAACAAGCAGGTTATCATCAAAGATGTAAAAGGAAGGTTTAAAAACACAGATGTTGAAAAAGTATTATGGGTTCGGAAAATAAAGTCACTCGGTTATGACGTGTTAGTAGGCTCTTACTTTATACAAGCAGAAGCTAGTTTGGAGAAGCTACATCAATCACTGAACCAAGAAGAAAAGCTCAATTGGAGACAATTTTTAAAAAGATATGCGGTTACCTATTTGACTGAGGCCCGAGTCTTTCAGAAATAG
- a CDS encoding DNA translocase FtsK, with the protein MGFMRKMMDYLLGYEVKEIIVDEEGRQTEIPLNEPKKETEMKQRPVQETVNEKAATPKKQTPARLPRQEKGTTHQDLEAKVAYHYPKGQFRFPLIDDNQFSRSDDSLSHEVRRRERPAEEVKNEREFVRKSRQMNREEPAPFQRPEYVKPVQEKKVSVASKPTSQVKKPFRPTEIPSPVYGFNKRPANHQLSQQHSEVVEFELSSSAGIKPTPTYESLRKEIRNERTYVEPLVRKEQQEESKEVENVDSFNEQVKDVYVEPQTVPSLHIEERPLEEVEKPSIQFEGHGTIESIAPEVVEKSESIEEDVPQQEAPIVDEFEEVKESQPAIEEEPQAYADEPEDTNRKPEKSSASSSNGGRRLVPFNVMMLKKDREKVAQSSSVERLKTQEKQEECEEEPTPILLKEATPLADSQAELSYQFPSMSMLNAPLIEMEEDHDWVQEQSDLLDMTLNNFNVRAKVVNVTQGPTVTRFEVQPEPGVKVNKITNLTDDIKLSLAARDIRIEAPIPGKNTIGIEVPNQQSKPVLLSEIVNDPAFTQNKSPLTVALGLDISGAPVVTDLNKMPHGLIAGATGSGKSVCINTIIVSLLYKAAPHEVKLMLIDPKMVELAPYNGIPHLVSPVITDAKAATTALKWAVEEMERRYELFAHTGVRDITRYNEKVEEHSEKSGKLPYLVIIIDELADLMMVSPGEVEEAICRIAQKARACGIHLLLATQRPSVDVITGLIKANVPTRVAFSVSSQVDSRTIIDTGGAEKLLGKGDMLLLENGSSKTVRVQGNFVSDEEIDRVVDHVKSQMKPTYLFDQQELLKKQQTFSTQEDDELFYEACEFALNQDGASASSLQRRFRIGYNRAARLIDMMEQQGIISEAKGSKPRDVLITEDELHELENKTASY; encoded by the coding sequence ATGGGTTTTATGCGAAAAATGATGGATTATCTATTAGGTTATGAAGTGAAAGAAATTATAGTAGATGAAGAAGGTCGACAAACAGAGATTCCATTAAATGAGCCTAAGAAAGAGACAGAAATGAAGCAAAGGCCAGTTCAAGAAACGGTCAATGAAAAAGCAGCTACTCCAAAGAAGCAAACACCAGCCCGTTTACCAAGACAAGAAAAAGGGACAACCCATCAAGACTTAGAGGCAAAAGTAGCTTATCACTATCCAAAAGGTCAATTTCGCTTTCCACTTATAGATGACAATCAATTTAGTCGTTCAGATGATTCACTAAGTCATGAAGTCCGTCGAAGAGAAAGACCTGCTGAAGAGGTGAAAAATGAACGAGAGTTTGTACGGAAAAGTCGTCAGATGAATCGAGAAGAACCGGCTCCTTTTCAACGTCCAGAATATGTGAAGCCAGTACAAGAGAAAAAAGTATCAGTTGCTTCTAAGCCGACTTCGCAAGTGAAGAAGCCGTTTCGTCCAACTGAAATCCCGTCACCTGTATACGGATTTAACAAGCGTCCAGCTAATCATCAACTTTCTCAACAGCATTCAGAAGTGGTCGAATTTGAGCTTTCGAGCTCAGCTGGAATAAAGCCGACTCCTACGTATGAATCTCTGCGAAAAGAAATTCGTAACGAAAGGACGTACGTAGAACCTCTAGTGCGCAAAGAACAGCAGGAGGAGAGTAAGGAAGTAGAAAACGTAGACTCGTTTAATGAACAGGTAAAAGATGTTTATGTCGAACCCCAAACAGTCCCGTCTTTACATATTGAAGAACGGCCACTAGAAGAAGTAGAGAAACCATCAATTCAGTTTGAGGGACATGGAACTATTGAAAGCATAGCGCCTGAAGTAGTAGAGAAGTCAGAATCTATAGAAGAAGATGTTCCACAGCAAGAAGCGCCTATTGTAGACGAGTTTGAAGAGGTAAAAGAGTCTCAGCCTGCAATTGAAGAAGAGCCACAAGCATATGCAGATGAACCGGAAGACACTAATCGAAAACCGGAAAAGTCAAGTGCAAGCTCATCAAATGGAGGCCGCAGGTTAGTTCCGTTTAATGTCATGATGTTAAAAAAGGACCGTGAAAAAGTCGCTCAATCGTCGTCTGTAGAGCGTTTGAAAACGCAGGAGAAGCAAGAGGAGTGTGAAGAAGAACCAACTCCTATCCTACTTAAAGAAGCAACACCATTAGCGGATTCTCAAGCGGAATTGTCGTATCAATTCCCTTCTATGTCAATGTTAAATGCACCATTAATTGAAATGGAAGAGGATCATGATTGGGTACAAGAGCAAAGTGACCTGCTTGATATGACGCTAAACAATTTCAACGTTCGTGCCAAGGTAGTAAATGTGACGCAAGGTCCAACCGTTACACGCTTTGAAGTTCAACCAGAGCCGGGCGTTAAAGTAAATAAGATAACGAATTTAACAGATGATATTAAGCTGAGTTTAGCAGCAAGAGATATTCGGATTGAGGCGCCAATACCAGGTAAAAATACAATTGGCATTGAAGTGCCCAACCAACAAAGTAAGCCGGTTTTGCTTAGCGAAATAGTAAACGACCCAGCTTTCACCCAAAATAAGTCACCTTTAACGGTAGCATTGGGTTTAGATATCTCAGGTGCTCCAGTAGTCACGGATTTAAATAAAATGCCACATGGTTTAATTGCAGGGGCCACTGGTTCAGGAAAAAGCGTATGCATTAACACAATTATTGTGAGCTTACTCTATAAAGCAGCTCCTCATGAGGTCAAATTGATGCTTATTGATCCAAAGATGGTTGAGTTAGCGCCTTATAACGGTATTCCGCACTTAGTAAGTCCTGTTATTACAGACGCCAAAGCTGCCACAACAGCTTTAAAATGGGCTGTAGAAGAAATGGAACGTCGCTATGAGCTGTTTGCGCATACCGGTGTGCGTGATATTACACGCTATAATGAAAAAGTAGAAGAGCATAGCGAGAAAAGCGGTAAGCTTCCATATCTCGTCATTATTATTGATGAGCTTGCAGATTTAATGATGGTATCACCTGGTGAAGTTGAAGAAGCAATTTGTCGTATAGCTCAAAAAGCGAGAGCATGCGGTATTCATTTGCTGCTAGCGACACAAAGACCTTCTGTTGACGTTATCACAGGTCTTATTAAAGCGAATGTCCCAACCCGCGTAGCCTTTTCGGTCTCTTCTCAAGTTGATTCTCGCACGATCATTGATACAGGTGGAGCGGAGAAACTACTTGGTAAAGGAGATATGCTATTATTAGAAAACGGTTCGTCTAAAACGGTTCGAGTTCAAGGGAATTTTGTATCAGATGAAGAAATTGATCGCGTCGTCGATCATGTAAAATCGCAAATGAAGCCAACTTATTTATTTGATCAGCAAGAACTGTTAAAAAAGCAGCAGACGTTTTCAACACAGGAAGATGATGAATTATTCTATGAGGCGTGTGAATTTGCTCTAAACCAGGACGGTGCCTCAGCATCAAGCTTACAACGCCGATTCCGTATCGGTTATAATCGCGCTGCAAGATTAATTGATATGATGGAGCAGCAAGGGATTATTTCCGAAGCGAAAGGTAGTAAGCCAAGAGATGTGTTAATTACGGAAGATGAGCTGCATGAACTTGAAAATAAAACAGCCAGCTACTAA
- a CDS encoding DUF4479 domain-containing protein, producing the protein MNIFYNKEGIGDTLIVSLQDIELSNRTFETKKNVTRIFDEKSNVTAGYNIFEASTVLSFSGRGPIKLTEELVAEVNRVIQESGFSESIEVDLSPKFVVGYVQEKEKHPNADKLNICKVDVGTETLQIVCGAPNVEAGQKVVVAKVGAVMPSGLVIKDAELRGVPSSGMICSAKELALPNAPQEKGILVLEESAKVGEEFSA; encoded by the coding sequence ATGAATATTTTTTACAACAAAGAAGGTATCGGTGATACGCTAATCGTATCTCTTCAAGACATCGAACTGTCAAACCGAACGTTTGAAACAAAAAAGAACGTCACGCGCATCTTTGATGAAAAATCAAATGTTACTGCTGGCTATAATATTTTCGAAGCATCGACTGTTTTATCTTTCTCAGGGCGTGGACCGATTAAGTTAACAGAAGAGCTAGTAGCGGAAGTAAACCGCGTTATTCAAGAAAGTGGATTTTCTGAATCGATTGAAGTAGACTTATCTCCAAAATTTGTTGTGGGCTATGTTCAGGAAAAAGAAAAGCATCCAAACGCTGATAAATTGAATATTTGTAAAGTGGATGTTGGCACAGAAACGTTACAAATTGTGTGTGGTGCTCCAAACGTTGAGGCAGGACAAAAAGTTGTAGTGGCAAAAGTGGGCGCTGTTATGCCAAGTGGTCTTGTTATTAAAGATGCAGAACTTCGTGGCGTACCTTCTTCTGGTATGATCTGTTCTGCAAAAGAATTAGCTTTGCCAAATGCTCCTCAGGAAAAAGGAATTTTAGTGTTGGAAGAAAGCGCAAAAGTAGGAGAAGAGTTCTCAGCTTAA
- a CDS encoding DUF1444 domain-containing protein translates to MTSIKMKKLIQDRLKDENLRFQFDQKNDTLRIEHSETKKGLTVSLPGLIAKWEEKKDAAVDEMIYYIREAVRVMNDEQQLNSKEKKILPVIRSTSFPTKTNEDVPLVYDDHTAETRVYYALDLGNTYRLIDEKLLEKEKLEVTSIREMARFNLRSLPITYKKDTVAGNDFYFVNANDGYDASRILNESFLQEFQDKVKGTLTIAVPHQDVLILADVQNETGYDILAQMNMSFFASGRVPITALSFLYENGHLEPIFILGKNRSKGRS, encoded by the coding sequence ATGACGAGTATTAAAATGAAAAAATTAATTCAAGATCGTTTGAAAGATGAAAATTTACGTTTTCAATTCGATCAAAAAAACGATACGCTACGAATTGAGCATTCTGAAACGAAAAAAGGATTAACTGTTTCACTACCAGGACTCATTGCGAAGTGGGAAGAAAAAAAGGACGCAGCAGTAGATGAAATGATATATTATATAAGAGAAGCTGTGCGCGTAATGAATGATGAACAACAATTAAACTCAAAAGAAAAGAAGATTCTTCCAGTTATTCGATCTACTTCTTTTCCAACGAAAACAAACGAAGATGTTCCGCTCGTATATGATGATCATACGGCAGAAACAAGAGTTTATTATGCCTTAGATTTGGGTAATACGTATCGATTAATAGATGAAAAGCTCCTTGAAAAAGAAAAGCTTGAGGTAACATCTATTAGGGAAATGGCAAGATTTAATCTTCGGTCATTGCCGATTACATATAAAAAAGATACGGTTGCGGGCAACGATTTTTATTTTGTTAATGCTAATGACGGGTATGATGCGAGCCGCATTTTAAATGAATCTTTCTTACAAGAGTTTCAAGATAAAGTAAAGGGAACGCTCACAATTGCTGTGCCTCATCAAGATGTTTTGATTTTAGCAGATGTTCAAAATGAAACGGGCTATGATATATTAGCACAGATGAATATGAGCTTTTTTGCTAGTGGAAGAGTACCCATTACAGCACTCTCTTTCTTGTATGAAAACGGGCATTTAGAGCCAATTTTCATTTTAGGAAAAAATCGTAGTAAAGGACGGAGTTAA
- a CDS encoding thioredoxin family protein, with amino-acid sequence MKKMESIEQYNEVIKEGKHIMMFSADWCPDCRVIEPILPEVEQKYSDYTFHYVDRDQFIDLCIELNIFGIPSFVGYHNGEESGRFVSKDRKTQEEIEQFIESLKG; translated from the coding sequence ATGAAAAAAATGGAGAGTATTGAACAATATAATGAGGTCATTAAAGAAGGAAAACATATTATGATGTTCTCAGCAGACTGGTGTCCAGACTGTCGTGTCATTGAACCAATTTTACCTGAAGTGGAACAGAAATATAGTGACTATACGTTTCACTATGTAGATCGCGATCAGTTTATTGATTTGTGCATTGAACTCAATATCTTTGGTATTCCAAGTTTTGTAGGATACCACAACGGTGAAGAGAGCGGGCGTTTTGTAAGTAAAGATCGTAAAACGCAGGAAGAGATTGAACAATTTATCGAAAGTTTAAAAGGATAA
- a CDS encoding DUF84 family protein, translated as MNIAIGTKNPTKINAVKNVFGQEMTYHLFEVPSGVSSQPFSDEETIQGAINRSERACKDEMDLGIGLEGGVTETDYGLFLCNWGALSSPSLKKPIIAGGARILLPHEIATMLKKEKIELAEAMERFTHKKNVRSNEGAIGIFTSEMLTRTTMFEHVVRMLYGQYQFHQKQ; from the coding sequence ATGAATATTGCAATTGGAACGAAAAATCCAACTAAAATAAATGCTGTTAAAAATGTATTTGGACAAGAAATGACCTACCATTTGTTTGAGGTGCCTTCAGGTGTATCTAGCCAACCGTTTTCCGATGAAGAAACCATTCAAGGAGCCATTAACCGTTCAGAGAGAGCATGTAAAGATGAGATGGATTTAGGGATAGGATTAGAAGGTGGCGTAACAGAAACAGATTATGGGTTGTTTTTGTGCAATTGGGGAGCTTTAAGTAGTCCTTCTCTCAAAAAGCCAATTATTGCTGGTGGTGCAAGGATTTTATTACCTCATGAAATTGCAACAATGTTAAAGAAAGAAAAAATTGAGTTAGCGGAAGCTATGGAACGCTTTACGCATAAAAAAAATGTGCGTTCAAATGAAGGGGCAATAGGTATCTTCACATCGGAAATGCTCACAAGAACAACGATGTTTGAACACGTTGTTCGCATGCTGTATGGTCAATATCAGTTTCATCAAAAACAATAA